The following coding sequences lie in one bacterium genomic window:
- the rsmI gene encoding 16S rRNA (cytidine(1402)-2'-O)-methyltransferase, which produces MDKKVSVGTLYLCGTPIGNIEDITLRALRVLREVDLIAAEDTRVTKKLLNHYQIKTEITSYYQHNKFKKGKYLINLLQKGRDIALVSDAGMPGVSDPGYDLVCQAIENKIRIVPIPGPTAILTALVISGFPTKHFIFEGFLPSTHKNRIRLLKKLKEEKRVVVFFESPHRILKSLNDILEILGDRQMAVMRELTKKFEEVLRGRISEVIEKLNLTLPKGELTIVLQGACDSDSRL; this is translated from the coding sequence ATGGATAAAAAAGTATCAGTGGGAACACTTTATCTATGTGGGACTCCAATTGGAAACATAGAAGATATTACCTTAAGGGCATTGCGCGTCCTCAGAGAGGTAGATTTAATTGCCGCTGAAGATACAAGGGTTACAAAAAAACTTTTAAATCATTATCAAATCAAAACTGAAATTACCTCTTACTATCAACATAACAAGTTTAAAAAAGGTAAGTATCTCATTAACTTATTACAAAAAGGTAGGGATATAGCTTTAGTTTCGGATGCCGGGATGCCTGGCGTATCAGACCCGGGGTATGATTTAGTCTGTCAGGCAATAGAAAATAAAATACGAATAGTTCCGATTCCTGGTCCAACAGCTATTCTTACAGCATTAGTCATTTCAGGTTTTCCGACAAAACATTTTATCTTTGAAGGATTTTTGCCATCTACTCACAAAAACCGCATAAGACTTCTCAAAAAATTAAAGGAAGAAAAAAGGGTGGTGGTATTTTTTGAATCCCCGCACCGTATCCTCAAGAGTCTAAATGATATCTTAGAAATTCTTGGAGATAGACAAATGGCGGTGATGCGAGAATTGACAAAAAAATTTGAAGAAGTCCTTCGAGGAAGGATAAGCGAAGTGATTGAAAAACTTAATTTAACTCTACCAAAGGGTGAATTAACAATTGTCTTACAAGGGGCCTGTGATTCAGACAGTAGACTATAG